Sequence from the Pedobacter sp. D749 genome:
TTCGAATATTTAATTGGTATTGCCGAGCACGGCAAGCAAGCTGCTGATGATTTTTACAAGAAATTTAGAGTTGATGAATATATTAACGATAAATCTACAGAAGAAGATCAGCCGGTAATTTCAATGTCCGACCAGGTTTCGGGAGCTGGTTATGGAAATAACTCTTATGGAAAAGCGTCGTTATCTTACCTTGCGTTAAAGGATATGCTTGGAGATGCCTTATTCAAAAAAGCATTACATACCTATATGAGCAACTGGAATGGCAAGCACCCAATTCCATGGGATTATTTTAATTCGATGAATGCAGGTTCTGGCCAGGATTTAAACTGGTTTTTCCAAAACTGGTTCTTTACCAACAACTATCTTGATTTAGCGATTAGCAAAGTAACGTCTGCACAAGGAAAATCGACAGTAGCTGTTAAAAATGTTGGTGGTTTTGTAATTCCTTTTGATGTAGTAGTCACTTATGCTGATGGAAAAGTTAATACCATACACCAAACACCAGCGGTTTGGAAAGCAAACCAGAAAGAAGTTAATATTATAGTTAACACCACTAAAAAAATAACGGCAATCAGTTTGGATAACGGCATATTTGTAGATGCTACGCCGAGAGACAATGTTTGGGAAGCAAAATAATTAACAGCTTGTAATTTTCAGTTGGCAGTTTGATATAACTGCCAACTGAAAATTGTAAACTGAAAACTGCAAACTAGTAACTCAGAACCGGCTCGTGTTTAACCGGGAAATTCAATGAATTGGCAATAAAACACATTTTGTTTGCTTCATGATGTAGCGATGCTGCAAGTTCGTAATGTGCCTTATCGGCTATTAAAACCTGCGGATGAAGCGTAACTTCTTTAAATCTCCCGCTTCCATCAGCCAATTCTTCCATTGTACCTACTGCTTCATCTTTATAATCGATAACTACGATTTCGTTCTTAGAGCATAGATGCAAATACCAGAGCATGTGGCAACTCGAAATTGATGCCAATAAGAGGTCTTCGGGATTATATTTAGATTTATCGCCCAAAAAGGCAGAATCTGATGAACCGGAAATATCAGCCTTGCCTTTTACTGAAATAACATAATCGCGATCGTACGAACGGTAATCCATCGTACCCGAGCCTTTATTGCCCGTCCAGGTAACTGTAGTTGAATATAAGTGATCTTTCGGCATGATAAAATTGGTTAGATTATATAGCCAATTTAAGAAAATAAAATGGAGATTTCCTGTTTTTTGCGCCTACTTCCAAACCTATGAGGTTTCGAAAACCTCATAGGTTTTTATAGGTGGTGAATATTATTTGAAAAGCAGGGTTCGGTTGTACTTCGGTTCCGAAAGCCCTGCTATCTCTTCAAGTCCTCGCTGCGCTGTGGGCTTTCCGCTCTATCAGGTTTAGTTAACAAAGACTTTCGAAGTCTGCAGAATAAACCTCGCAGGTTTTAAAAACCTGCGAGGTCTTGATTAGCTAAAACTAAGCCCCTTTAATTTTTCAGCTAAGACTTCCGAGATCTTACGGTACGAATCAAAGGTCCAGCCACCCACATGTGGTGTTAAAATCACTTTTTCGTTATTCTTTAATTCATTATACCAGGGCTGTTCACCTAAGGCAGGGAATTTTTCTGTCTGTAAAACATCTAGCCCTGCCCCTAATATCTTTCCAGTTTTTATCGCGTTAAGTACCGCTGGCGTGCTCACAATTTCACCCCTGGCGGTATTGATAAAAAAAATAGGCTTCTTGAAGTGGAAAAAATATTCATCATCAACCATTTGTTTGGTTTCTGCAGTTAGTGGAATATGCAAACTGAGCACATCACTGTGTTTTACAATTTCTTCCATGCTTACTTCACGGGCAAAAGCATCGCTAAAACTTGTTTTATATTTATCGTAAGCC
This genomic interval carries:
- a CDS encoding OsmC family protein, with translation MPKDHLYSTTVTWTGNKGSGTMDYRSYDRDYVISVKGKADISGSSDSAFLGDKSKYNPEDLLLASISSCHMLWYLHLCSKNEIVVIDYKDEAVGTMEELADGSGRFKEVTLHPQVLIADKAHYELAASLHHEANKMCFIANSLNFPVKHEPVLSY